In Maridesulfovibrio zosterae DSM 11974, a genomic segment contains:
- a CDS encoding FAD-binding and (Fe-S)-binding domain-containing protein codes for MPQLGPHISIPAEALLSRVLGLDPFDFKGWPEDVRTLAESIAAELFLVRYNPFIDPELVRKSVSRTLTLARPTLSGEYPQRLTRAVENFWLKQDADQEFKIRFIEKIKEILPEECIGLKPHTLVQSATDATDLRIELPIAVLFPEKTEHIRAIVRLANEMQFGLIPRGGGTGATGGAIPALDRTAVLSLGRFKKIISVDPGTMSLCAQAGVITLDAIKAAEKKNLLFTVDPASKAGSSLGGNISENSGGPFAFEYGCTIDNILSYKMVMPKGDLIEVRRKEHPGHKIFANENATFEIIDGKGSLVDTIELTANEIRTTGLGKDVTNKYLGGLPGVQKEGVDGIITEACFALYPKPSNSRVLCLEFYGRSMRNAMMVIKDVVSLRDTIREEGDLVKISALEEFGPKYVQAIKYEKKSEKYEGEPISVLILQLDSDDEAALQSAVDTIMSIAQPYDGVDIFAARDEKEAEHFWEDRHKLSAIAKRTSGFKVNEDIVIPLEVIPDFSDFLEDLNLIYLAKIYRRSLLAVKDLHGFPIEEPKVELALERTTDILKGKTSGKDLSDQELEGQIRYIFQELRDEFPKLDSKIENILKKLKEQRIVIANHMHAGDGNCHVNIPVNSNDQDMLHSAHEAVDDVFKKVLELKGEVSGEHGIGITKIDYLSDAKIEAIRKYKLKVDPLNILNPGKLTRRKLPSPAYTFSFNRLINDLNKTAIKDKEHLMDLLKNIQTCTRCGKCKQVCPMYYPEKGLMYHPRNKNIALGALIEAIYYSQVQRGEPSPDLMTKLRKLMEHCTACGRCTSVCPIKIDSAGAALQIRSFLEYKGTSGHPIKSAALGFIAKDPESRLPKAAKFLSLSAAIQSKAIGFIPGHWRRRMDSPIIHSKTPAMDYKNLSESINLDKGSMFMHSTPAPDSVFYFPGCGASLFSRDIGMATLYLLLKSGVNVVMPSKHLCCGYPLLASGCVESYNTNRHRNISDIQYRIAKASIVGLNVSTIITACGTCRESLESYDFSQEMGGHLKRSDAVQYLLTNPGNINLTDLATDQEIIYHASCHTEWTDVNKSKAPEAYRKAIAGMLGSKVTLSPGCCGESGLGSITSPEIYNKLRDRKGEQLKKDLRGCDKKTPILVGCPSCKVGIKRNVHTLKKHNRVLHTVEYLAEVIGGPKWRKEFKKELEKAQRQDELVII; via the coding sequence ATGCCTCAACTAGGTCCTCATATTTCTATTCCAGCCGAAGCTCTTCTTTCAAGAGTACTCGGCCTTGATCCTTTCGATTTTAAAGGCTGGCCTGAAGATGTTCGCACTCTCGCTGAAAGCATTGCTGCGGAACTCTTTCTTGTGCGTTATAACCCGTTTATTGACCCGGAACTGGTTCGTAAATCAGTCTCCAGAACTCTGACTCTGGCCCGACCAACCCTATCAGGTGAATACCCGCAGCGGTTAACCCGTGCAGTTGAAAATTTCTGGCTCAAACAAGATGCAGATCAGGAATTCAAAATAAGATTCATCGAAAAAATTAAAGAGATTCTACCCGAAGAGTGTATCGGACTTAAGCCGCATACCCTTGTCCAGTCGGCCACAGATGCAACAGATTTACGTATTGAACTTCCAATTGCTGTACTTTTCCCTGAAAAGACTGAACATATCAGAGCTATTGTACGCCTCGCAAATGAGATGCAATTCGGACTTATTCCCCGTGGAGGTGGAACAGGAGCAACCGGTGGGGCAATTCCTGCTCTTGACCGCACTGCAGTTCTTTCACTGGGCCGCTTTAAAAAAATCATCAGTGTTGATCCGGGAACAATGAGCCTCTGTGCGCAAGCCGGTGTTATTACTCTTGATGCCATTAAGGCTGCTGAAAAAAAGAATCTGCTGTTTACTGTTGATCCTGCATCTAAAGCAGGTTCTTCTCTGGGTGGAAATATTTCTGAAAACTCCGGCGGCCCTTTCGCCTTTGAATATGGTTGCACTATTGATAATATTCTCAGTTATAAAATGGTCATGCCTAAAGGGGATCTGATTGAAGTCAGACGCAAAGAACATCCCGGTCACAAAATATTTGCTAATGAAAACGCAACCTTTGAAATAATTGATGGTAAAGGAAGCTTAGTTGATACAATAGAGCTTACTGCAAATGAAATTCGCACGACAGGACTTGGAAAGGACGTAACCAACAAGTATTTAGGCGGACTTCCAGGAGTTCAAAAAGAAGGTGTTGACGGTATCATCACCGAAGCATGCTTCGCCCTTTACCCAAAACCGTCCAACTCCCGGGTTCTGTGCCTTGAGTTTTATGGACGCTCCATGCGCAATGCGATGATGGTCATTAAAGATGTTGTTTCTCTGCGGGATACTATCCGTGAAGAAGGCGATCTCGTAAAAATTTCCGCACTGGAGGAGTTCGGTCCCAAATACGTTCAGGCAATCAAATATGAAAAAAAATCAGAAAAATACGAAGGTGAACCTATCTCCGTATTGATTTTACAATTGGACTCAGATGATGAAGCTGCGTTGCAAAGTGCGGTTGATACAATTATGTCCATTGCCCAGCCCTATGATGGAGTAGATATCTTCGCTGCCCGCGATGAGAAAGAAGCTGAACACTTCTGGGAAGACAGACATAAACTTTCTGCCATCGCTAAACGGACTTCAGGCTTTAAGGTTAACGAAGATATCGTAATTCCCCTTGAAGTAATTCCTGATTTTTCTGATTTTCTTGAAGATTTAAACCTCATTTATCTTGCAAAAATTTACCGCCGTTCTCTATTGGCAGTAAAAGATCTCCATGGCTTTCCTATCGAAGAGCCAAAGGTTGAACTGGCTCTTGAGCGCACTACAGATATTCTTAAAGGCAAAACATCTGGAAAGGATCTCAGTGATCAGGAACTCGAAGGGCAGATTCGCTATATTTTTCAGGAATTACGTGATGAATTCCCTAAACTGGATTCCAAAATAGAGAATATACTGAAAAAGCTTAAAGAACAGCGCATCGTCATTGCCAACCACATGCATGCTGGCGATGGTAACTGCCATGTAAATATTCCAGTCAACTCAAACGATCAGGATATGCTGCACAGTGCACACGAAGCAGTAGACGATGTTTTCAAAAAAGTTCTTGAGCTTAAAGGTGAAGTTTCAGGTGAACATGGGATCGGTATCACTAAGATTGATTACCTCTCCGATGCTAAAATTGAAGCAATCCGCAAATACAAACTGAAGGTTGACCCTCTTAACATCCTTAATCCAGGGAAACTGACCCGTAGAAAACTTCCTTCTCCGGCATACACATTCTCGTTCAACAGGCTCATTAACGACCTGAACAAAACAGCCATCAAGGACAAAGAACACTTGATGGATCTGCTTAAAAACATTCAGACCTGTACCCGTTGCGGAAAATGCAAACAGGTTTGCCCAATGTATTATCCTGAGAAAGGACTCATGTACCACCCCAGAAACAAGAATATTGCACTGGGAGCACTTATTGAAGCTATATACTATTCACAGGTCCAGCGAGGTGAACCTTCCCCAGATCTTATGACCAAACTGCGCAAACTCATGGAGCACTGCACAGCCTGTGGTCGTTGTACTTCTGTATGCCCTATCAAGATTGATTCGGCAGGAGCAGCACTCCAGATTAGAAGCTTTCTTGAATATAAGGGAACCAGTGGACATCCTATCAAGAGTGCAGCTCTAGGCTTCATTGCCAAAGATCCGGAAAGCAGACTGCCTAAGGCAGCTAAATTCCTGTCACTATCAGCTGCGATACAATCTAAAGCAATAGGCTTTATCCCCGGTCACTGGCGTAGACGTATGGATTCTCCCATAATACATAGTAAAACTCCGGCAATGGATTATAAAAATCTATCCGAAAGCATTAATCTGGATAAGGGGTCTATGTTTATGCACAGTACCCCTGCGCCGGACAGTGTTTTTTACTTCCCCGGTTGCGGTGCAAGCCTGTTCTCCCGAGACATAGGTATGGCCACACTATATCTGCTGCTTAAGTCCGGCGTAAATGTGGTAATGCCATCCAAACATCTATGCTGCGGATATCCGTTGCTGGCAAGCGGGTGCGTCGAATCATACAACACCAATCGACATCGGAACATCAGCGATATTCAATACCGCATAGCAAAAGCATCAATAGTGGGCCTTAATGTGTCTACCATAATCACAGCCTGTGGAACCTGTCGTGAATCATTGGAATCATATGATTTCAGTCAGGAAATGGGCGGTCATTTGAAGCGCAGCGATGCTGTTCAATATTTGCTGACTAATCCCGGAAATATAAACCTGACAGACCTTGCTACTGATCAGGAAATTATATACCACGCATCATGCCATACTGAATGGACAGACGTGAATAAATCAAAAGCGCCTGAAGCATACAGAAAAGCTATTGCCGGAATGCTTGGAAGCAAGGTCACTCTTTCTCCCGGCTGCTGCGGAGAATCGGGCCTAGGCTCTATCACCAGTCCGGAAATATATAACAAACTTCGTGATCGTAAAGGTGAACAGCTTAAAAAGGACTTGCGGGGATGTGATAAAAAAACACCTATTCTCGTAGGATGTCCATCCTGTAAAGTTGGAATTAAGCGTAATGTTCATACTCTTAAAAAGCATAACCGTGTTTTGCACACTGTAGAATATCTCGCTGAAGTAATCGGCGGTCCCAAATGGCGCAAAGAATTCAAGAAAGAACTTGAAAAAGCGCAACGTCAGGATGAACTGGTAATTATATAA
- the ruvX gene encoding Holliday junction resolvase RuvX codes for MKALGIDFGTKRIGLAITDPEKMFSFPLKVMQKTTRDAMFSELIEIIENEKVGEIIIGLPLSLDGEDTLTTRQVRNFAASLERRVDLPIHLVDERLSSIAAEEELKESGLWDKKRKKNLDSQAAKIILETWLARK; via the coding sequence ATGAAAGCACTAGGAATAGACTTTGGAACCAAACGCATCGGGCTTGCCATAACCGACCCGGAAAAGATGTTCTCTTTTCCACTAAAGGTTATGCAGAAAACAACCCGCGATGCCATGTTTTCAGAGTTAATTGAAATAATTGAAAATGAGAAGGTCGGTGAAATAATCATCGGCCTTCCTCTTTCTCTTGACGGAGAAGACACACTTACCACCAGACAAGTGCGCAACTTTGCTGCATCACTTGAAAGAAGGGTTGACTTACCCATTCATCTTGTGGATGAAAGACTAAGCTCAATTGCAGCAGAAGAAGAACTCAAGGAGTCAGGACTTTGGGACAAAAAACGAAAGAAGAATCTGGACAGCCAAGCCGCAAAAATAATTCTGGAAACGTGGCTGGCAAGAAAATAA